In one Mus caroli chromosome 14, CAROLI_EIJ_v1.1, whole genome shotgun sequence genomic region, the following are encoded:
- the LOC110309833 gene encoding tumor necrosis factor receptor superfamily member 10B isoform X1 — translation MEPPGPSTPTASAAARADHYTPGLGPLPKRRLLYSFALLAMLQVVFVPVTANSAHDRLAHQQRPEESPSGGLCPAGQYLSSSGNCKPCREGFDFTNHSNHLHSCIRCTVCKRDKVQKIPCSITRNTECQCKPGTFEDKDSTEICQPCSNCTDGEDEETSCTPKANRKCVSKKAGASLHNLGLCIGLPVAAVLLPFGALFVWKPGALRRWLLYMRRTYPCCERDSESANSVHSSLLDPQTSSKTNDCNHNTEPGRTQKTGKKLLVPANGNDSADALKFIFEYCVDIVPFDSWNRFMRQIGLTDNQIQMVRAETLGTREAQYQMLLKWLQQNGRNASINHLLDALEAMEERDALEKIEDYAVKSGRFTY, via the exons ATGGAGCCTCCAGGACCCAGCACGCCCACAGCCTCTGCCGCTGCCCGGGCAGATCACTACACCCCAGGCCTCGGGCCACTCCCGAAGCGCAGACTTCTGTATAGCTTTGCGTTGCTTGCTATGCTACAG GTTGTCTTTGTTCCAGTAACAGCTAACTCAGCCCATGATCGCCTAGCTCACCAACAACGGCCGGAGGAAAGCCCATCAGGAGGACTCTGTCCAGCAG GCCAGTACCTATCCTCCTCAGGGAACTGCAAGCCTTGCAGAGAGGGTTTTGACTTCACCAACCATTCCAACCATCTGCATTCATGTATTCGCTGCACAGTCTGTAAGAGAG ATAAAGTCCAAAAAATCCCATGCAGCATAACCAGAAATACGGAGTGTCAATGCAAACCAGGCACCTTTGAAGATAAAGACTCCACTGAGATCTGCCAGCCATGCTCTAA CTGCACTGACGGGGAAGACGAAGAGACTTCCTGTACCCCGAAGGCAAACCGGAAGTGTGTCTCCAAAAAGGCTGGGGCATCTCTGCATAACCTAGGCCTCTGCATAGGACTCCCAGTTGCAGCAGTGCTGCTGCCGTTTGGAGCTCTGTTTGTCTGGAAGCCTGGAGCATTGAGGCGATGGTTGCTCTATATGAGAAGAACTTATCCAT GCTGTGAACGGGATTCCGAAAGTGCAAACTCTGTGCATTCATCTCTCTTGGACCCACAGACATCTAGCAAGACAAATGACTGTAACCACAACACG GAACCTGGCAGAactcagaaaacaggaaagaagttGCTGGTTCCGGCAAACGGAAACGACTCAGCTGACG CCCTGAAGTTTATCTTCGAGTATTGTGTGGACATAGTGCCCTTTGACTCCTGGAACCGTTTCATGCGGCAGATAGGCCTCACAGACAATCAAATCCAAATGGTCAGGGCCGAAACACTGGGCACACGTGAGGCCCAGTACCAAATGCTGCTCAAGTGGCTCCAGCAGAATGGGCGAAATGCCTCCATCAACCATCTGCTGGATGCCTTGGAAGCCATGGAAGAGAGAGATGCCCTGGAGAAAATTGAAGACTACGCTGTGAAATCCGGGAGGTTTACTTATTAG
- the LOC110309833 gene encoding tumor necrosis factor receptor superfamily member 10B isoform X2, which produces MTHCDGQYLSSSGNCKPCREGFDFTNHSNHLHSCIRCTVCKRDKVQKIPCSITRNTECQCKPGTFEDKDSTEICQPCSNCTDGEDEETSCTPKANRKCVSKKAGASLHNLGLCIGLPVAAVLLPFGALFVWKPGALRRWLLYMRRTYPCCERDSESANSVHSSLLDPQTSSKTNDCNHNTEPGRTQKTGKKLLVPANGNDSADALKFIFEYCVDIVPFDSWNRFMRQIGLTDNQIQMVRAETLGTREAQYQMLLKWLQQNGRNASINHLLDALEAMEERDALEKIEDYAVKSGRFTY; this is translated from the exons ATGACACACTGTGACG GCCAGTACCTATCCTCCTCAGGGAACTGCAAGCCTTGCAGAGAGGGTTTTGACTTCACCAACCATTCCAACCATCTGCATTCATGTATTCGCTGCACAGTCTGTAAGAGAG ATAAAGTCCAAAAAATCCCATGCAGCATAACCAGAAATACGGAGTGTCAATGCAAACCAGGCACCTTTGAAGATAAAGACTCCACTGAGATCTGCCAGCCATGCTCTAA CTGCACTGACGGGGAAGACGAAGAGACTTCCTGTACCCCGAAGGCAAACCGGAAGTGTGTCTCCAAAAAGGCTGGGGCATCTCTGCATAACCTAGGCCTCTGCATAGGACTCCCAGTTGCAGCAGTGCTGCTGCCGTTTGGAGCTCTGTTTGTCTGGAAGCCTGGAGCATTGAGGCGATGGTTGCTCTATATGAGAAGAACTTATCCAT GCTGTGAACGGGATTCCGAAAGTGCAAACTCTGTGCATTCATCTCTCTTGGACCCACAGACATCTAGCAAGACAAATGACTGTAACCACAACACG GAACCTGGCAGAactcagaaaacaggaaagaagttGCTGGTTCCGGCAAACGGAAACGACTCAGCTGACG CCCTGAAGTTTATCTTCGAGTATTGTGTGGACATAGTGCCCTTTGACTCCTGGAACCGTTTCATGCGGCAGATAGGCCTCACAGACAATCAAATCCAAATGGTCAGGGCCGAAACACTGGGCACACGTGAGGCCCAGTACCAAATGCTGCTCAAGTGGCTCCAGCAGAATGGGCGAAATGCCTCCATCAACCATCTGCTGGATGCCTTGGAAGCCATGGAAGAGAGAGATGCCCTGGAGAAAATTGAAGACTACGCTGTGAAATCCGGGAGGTTTACTTATTAG
- the Rhobtb2 gene encoding rho-related BTB domain-containing protein 2, whose protein sequence is MDSDMDYERPNVETIKCVVVGDNAVGKTRLICARACNATLTQYQLLATHVPTVWAIDQYRVCQEVLERSRDVVDDVSVSLRLWDTFGDHHKDRRFAYGRSDVVVLCFSIANPNSLHHVKTMWYPEIKHFCPRAPVILVGCQLDLRYADLEAVNRARRPLARPIKPNEILPPEKGREVAKELGIPYYETSVVAQFGIKDVFDNAIRAALISRRHLQFWKSHLRNVQRPLLQAPFLPPKPPPPIIVVPDPPSSSEECPAHLLEDPLCADVILVLQERVRIFAHKIYLSTSSSKFYDLFLMDLSEGELGGPSGSGGPRPEDHRSHPEQHHHHHHHHHGRDFLLRAASFDVCESVDEAGGSGPAGLRASTSDGILRGNGTGYLPGRGRVLSSWSRAFVSIQEEMAEDPLTFKSRLMVVVKMDNSIQPGPFRAVLKYLYTGELGENERDLMHIAHIAELLEVFDLRMMVANILNNEAFMNQEITKAFHVRRTNRVKECLAKGTFSDVTFILDDGTISAHKPLLISSCDWMAAMFGGPFVESSTREVVFPYTSKSCMRAVLEYLYTGMFTSSPDLDDMKLIVLANRLCLPHLVALTEQYTVTGLMEATQMMVDIDGDVLVFLELAQFHCAYQLADWCLHHICTNYNNVCRKFPRDMKAMSPENQEYFEKHRWPPVWYLKEEDHYQRARKEREKEDYLHLRRQPKRRWLFWNSPSSPSSSAAGSASPSSSSSAVV, encoded by the exons GTGCTAGAACGCTCCCGAGATGTGGTAGATGACGTCAGCGTCTCCCTGCGCCTCTGGGACACCTTCGGAGACCACCACAAAGACCGACGTTTTGCTTATGGAAG ATCCGACGTGGTGGTTCTGTGTTTCTCCATTGCCAACCCCAATTCCCTCCACCATGTCAAGACCATGTGGTACCCAGAAATCAAGCATTTctgccccagagctcctgtcATTCTGGTGGGCTGCCAGCTGGACCTGCGCTATGCTGACCTGGAAGCCGTTAACAGGGCCAGGAGACCTCTGGCTAG GCCCATCAAGCCCAATGAAATCCTCCCCCCAGAGAAGGGTCGGGAAGTGGCCAAAGAGCTGGGGATCCCTTACTACGAGACCAGCGTGGTGGCCCAGTTTGGTATCAAGGACGTCTTTGACAATGCCATTCGAGCTGCACTCATCTCCCGCCGCCACCTGCAGTTCTGGAAATCACATCTGCGCAATGTGCAGCGGCCTCTACTGCAAGCACCCTTCCTCCCCCCCAAGCCACCGCCCCCCATCATCGTGGTGCCCGATCCCCCCTCCAGCAGCGAGGAGTGCCCCGCCCACCTCCTGGAAGACCCGCTCTGTGCGGATGTCATCCTGGTGCTGCAGGAGCGCGTGCGCATCTTTGCCCACAAAATCTacctctccacctcctcctccaaatTCTATGACTTATTCCTCATGGACCTGAGTGAGGGGGAGCTGGGGGGCCCCTCAGGGTCAGGGGGGCCCCGCCCAGAGGACCACCGGAGCCACCCTGAGcaacaccaccatcatcaccatcaccaccatggGCGGGACTTCCTGCTTCGGGCAGCCAGCTTtgatgtatgtgagagtgtggaTGAGGCCGGCGGCTCTGGTCCAGCTGGCCTAAGGGCTTCAACCAGTGACGGGATCTTACGGGGTAATGGAACAGGGTACCTGCCAGGCAGAGGACGTGTGCTGTCTTCCTGGAGCCGAGCTTTTGTGAGTATCCAGGAAGAGATGGCAGAGgatcctctgaccttcaaatcCCGGCTAATGGTGGTGGTGAAGATGGATAACTCCATTCAGCCGGGGCCCTTCCGGGCTGTTCTCAAGTATCTGTACACAGGGGAGCTAGGTGAGAATGAGCGGGACCTCATGCACATCGCTCACATTGCCGAGCTGCTAGAGGTCTTTGATCTACGGATGATGGTGGCCAACATTCTCAACAACGAAGCCTTCATGAATCAGGAGATCACCAAGGCCTTCCATGTACGCCGGACCAACCGGGTTAAGGAGTGTTTGGCAAAGGGCACCTTTTCAG ATGTGACCTTCATCCTGGATGATGGGACCATCAGCGCCCATAAGCCCCTGCTGATTTCCAGCTGTGACTGGATGGCTGCCATGTTTGGGGGGCCATTTGTGGAGAGTTCTACCAGGGAG GTGGTGTTTCCATACACAAGCAAGAGCTGCATGAGAGCTGTGTTGGAGTACCTCTATACAGGCATGTTCACCTCCAGCCCAGACCTGGATGATATGAAGCTCATTGTCCTGGCTAACCGCCTCTGCCTGCCACACTTGGTTGCCCTCACAG agcAGTACACAGTGACTGGACTGATGGAGGCGACCCAGATGATGGTGGACATTGATGGGGATGTCCTTGTATTCCTGGAATTGGCACAG TTCCACTGCGCATACCAGTTGGCCGACTGGTGTCTTCACCATATCTGCACCAACTACAACAATGTGTGCCGCAAGTTCCCCCGAGACATGAAGGCTATGTCTCCAG AAAACCAGGAGTACTTTGAGAAGCACCGGTGGCCGCCAGTCTGGTACCTGAAAGAAGAGGACCACTATCAGCGTGCGCGGAAGGAGCGAGAGAAAGAGGACTATTTACACCTGCGGAGGCAGCCCAAGCGGCGGTGGCTGTTTTGGAACAGTCCCTCATCACCGTCCTCCTCAGCAGCGGGCTCagcatccccctcctcctcctcctcggctGTGGTCTGA